In Virgibacillus sp. NKC19-16, a single genomic region encodes these proteins:
- the xerD gene encoding site-specific tyrosine recombinase XerD, whose protein sequence is MLKYAFEDFFHFLQVEKGLSDNTLKSYKRDLTNYKHYIERVTLKSEWDTVSRGDISGFLYMLKDSGRSSATISRHIASIRSFHQFLIREQIVNQDASLHIETPKKERKLPDVLSVKDVESLLIINGNSPLKIRNKAMLELLYATGLRVSELITLKVSDLHLTMGFVQCIGKGDKERIVPLGNVAKKAVEEYINRARGVLVKRQLDDNVLFVNQHGRPLSRQGFWKILKTAAKEAGINKRITPHTLRHSFATHLLENGADLRIVQEMLGHEDISTTQIYTHVTKARLTDIYKTYHPRA, encoded by the coding sequence ATGCTGAAGTATGCTTTTGAGGATTTTTTTCACTTTCTCCAAGTAGAAAAAGGTTTATCTGATAATACACTGAAGTCCTATAAACGTGATCTAACAAATTATAAGCATTATATCGAGCGTGTCACACTGAAGTCGGAATGGGACACCGTGAGTCGAGGAGATATCAGTGGTTTTTTGTACATGTTAAAGGATAGTGGGAGATCTTCTGCAACGATTTCACGTCATATTGCATCTATCCGTTCATTTCATCAGTTTTTAATTCGCGAACAAATTGTAAATCAAGATGCTAGTTTACATATTGAAACGCCTAAAAAGGAGAGAAAACTGCCTGATGTTTTATCTGTAAAGGATGTTGAATCATTACTTATCATCAACGGAAATTCTCCCTTGAAGATAAGAAATAAAGCAATGCTTGAATTACTTTATGCGACCGGATTGCGTGTGAGTGAATTAATAACATTAAAAGTCAGCGATCTTCATCTGACAATGGGTTTTGTCCAGTGTATTGGTAAAGGTGACAAAGAAAGAATTGTTCCCCTTGGTAATGTTGCAAAAAAGGCTGTGGAGGAATACATAAATCGTGCAAGAGGGGTCTTAGTAAAACGACAGTTAGACGACAACGTTTTATTTGTGAATCAACATGGTAGACCCTTATCCCGGCAAGGATTTTGGAAAATACTTAAAACGGCTGCGAAAGAGGCAGGTATAAATAAGAGAATAACACCACATACACTGCGGCATTCCTTTGCTACACATTTGTTGGAAAATGGCGCAGATTTACGTATTGTACAAGAAATGCTGGGACATGAAGATATTTCAACGACACAAATTTATACACATGTGACAAAAGCTAGATTAACAGATATATATAAGACATATCATCCTAGGGCATAA
- a CDS encoding endonuclease Q family protein produces MSENIGTIENNKTYFADMHIHIGRDMYDNPVKITGAKRLTLTNILKESSRNKGIDMIGVIDSHAPAVQQEIKRLIEAGEAYELADGGVRFEKVTLLLGSEIEVYDEQCRGPIHVLCYFPSLDKIEFFSEWLTTKMKNITLSSQRYYGTAKELQYKVKELEGIFIPAHVFTPFKSLYGKGVKNSLHEVFDSDLIDGIELGLSSDTQMADQIKELHDYTFVSNSDAHSLAKIAREYQEIGMKEPSFKEFYLSLHQVNDRGIRKNFGMNPQLGKYHTTVCSNCLEPLTPDAIVCRNCGSKKIIKGVFDRIQELKNTNGNLEKRTPYLYQVPLEYLPSLGKKTFEKLLYHFDTEMNVIHYATLEQLKAVVPEKLAESIIQMREGKLAIKAGGGGRYGSITSS; encoded by the coding sequence ATGTCTGAGAATATAGGGACTATAGAAAATAATAAAACCTATTTCGCCGATATGCATATTCATATTGGTAGGGATATGTACGATAATCCTGTTAAAATAACTGGTGCAAAGCGTTTAACATTGACCAATATTTTAAAGGAATCCAGTCGTAATAAAGGCATCGACATGATTGGTGTGATCGATAGCCATGCTCCGGCTGTCCAGCAGGAGATAAAAAGGCTGATTGAAGCAGGTGAGGCCTATGAGTTGGCTGATGGCGGTGTACGTTTTGAAAAAGTCACCTTGCTATTAGGGTCAGAAATTGAGGTCTATGACGAACAGTGTAGGGGACCTATTCATGTGCTGTGTTATTTTCCCAGCCTGGATAAAATTGAATTTTTTTCGGAATGGTTAACAACAAAAATGAAGAATATAACACTTAGCTCTCAGAGATATTATGGAACAGCTAAAGAACTGCAATATAAAGTAAAGGAATTAGAGGGTATCTTTATTCCTGCTCATGTATTCACTCCTTTTAAGAGTTTATACGGTAAGGGTGTGAAAAACTCATTGCATGAAGTATTCGATTCGGATCTCATTGATGGGATCGAACTTGGGTTAAGTTCAGACACACAAATGGCCGACCAAATAAAAGAGCTGCATGACTACACATTTGTTTCCAACTCTGATGCACATTCATTAGCCAAAATAGCACGTGAATATCAGGAAATAGGCATGAAAGAGCCCTCGTTTAAAGAATTTTACCTGTCATTACATCAAGTAAACGATAGAGGAATAAGAAAAAATTTCGGCATGAATCCCCAGTTAGGAAAATACCATACCACTGTCTGCAGCAACTGTTTAGAACCGTTAACGCCAGACGCTATCGTGTGCAGGAATTGCGGTTCCAAGAAAATAATAAAAGGAGTGTTTGATCGAATTCAGGAACTGAAAAATACAAATGGAAATCTAGAGAAACGAACTCCTTATTTATACCAGGTTCCATTGGAATACTTGCCATCACTGGGAAAAAAGACATTTGAGAAGTTATTGTATCACTTTGATACGGAAATGAACGTCATACATTACGCAACATTAGAGCAATTAAAAGCAGTTGTTCCGGAAAAACTAGCAGAGTCAATTATCCAAATGCGAGAAGGTAAATTAGCTATAAAAGCAGGCGGGGGAGGTAGATACGGCAGCATAACTTCATCATAA
- a CDS encoding purine-nucleoside phosphorylase, translated as MDQNAINEASEYIQKKISDKPTIGLILGSGLGVLGEEIDNPVIIPYNDIPHFPVSTVAGHKGQLVIGTLEGKQVLAMQGRFHYYEGYSMQQVTFPVRVMKQLGIDSIIVTNAAGGINVGFDPGDLMIITDHINNMGGNPLIGKNNDELGVRFPDMSQVYDKEYIHRAQAAANELGIEVQKGVYVGNTGPTYETPAEIKMLRTLGGDAVGMSTVPEVMAAGHAGLRVLGISCISNMAAGILDQPLTHTEVIETTEKVRQDFLQFVKKIISILPS; from the coding sequence ATGGATCAAAATGCGATCAACGAAGCAAGCGAATATATACAGAAAAAGATATCCGATAAACCGACAATCGGATTAATTTTAGGATCAGGACTTGGTGTGTTAGGAGAAGAAATTGACAACCCGGTAATCATTCCATATAACGATATTCCACATTTTCCTGTATCAACAGTAGCCGGACATAAGGGACAACTAGTAATTGGAACGCTCGAGGGGAAACAGGTACTAGCAATGCAAGGAAGGTTCCATTATTATGAAGGTTATTCCATGCAACAGGTAACATTTCCGGTTCGCGTTATGAAACAACTGGGAATCGACTCAATAATCGTGACAAACGCAGCTGGTGGTATAAATGTTGGCTTTGATCCTGGTGATTTAATGATAATAACAGATCATATCAATAATATGGGAGGAAACCCCTTGATCGGTAAGAATAACGATGAATTAGGTGTTCGCTTTCCTGATATGTCACAAGTATATGATAAAGAATATATACATCGGGCCCAGGCAGCTGCCAATGAGCTTGGAATTGAAGTGCAGAAGGGTGTATATGTTGGCAATACAGGGCCGACTTACGAAACACCAGCAGAGATTAAGATGCTTCGAACGCTTGGTGGAGATGCAGTAGGCATGTCTACAGTGCCGGAAGTTATGGCGGCTGGTCATGCAGGTTTACGTGTACTAGGCATATCCTGTATTTCCAATATGGCAGCAGGTATATTGGATCAACCGCTAACCCATACAGAGGTAATTGAAACCACGGAAAAAGTTAGACAGGACTTTTTACAATTTGTTAAAAAAATAATCAGTATACTACCAAGTTAA
- a CDS encoding YqzK family protein encodes MKRIVWDTCKVFVLFIACTLLFYFGLRTMHAEYEDYHRYDPPEGPAVKVFNEDQSFIDRLNLFFRLGE; translated from the coding sequence ATGAAACGAATCGTTTGGGATACATGCAAGGTTTTTGTATTATTTATCGCCTGTACGTTATTATTTTATTTTGGTTTGCGAACAATGCATGCGGAATATGAAGATTATCACAGGTACGATCCACCGGAAGGGCCGGCTGTAAAAGTATTTAATGAAGATCAGAGCTTTATCGATCGATTGAATTTATTTTTTCGATTAGGGGAGTAA
- the spoIIM gene encoding stage II sporulation protein M, with product MYKNRALIMNHVKEHSTIYLFMIILFLTGIIFGAIIVNSMNFVQKQDLFFYLERFFSQITDNQQVENGQILKSSFSYHAKYLLLLFLLGLSVIGLPLVWILLFIKGLVVGFSVGFIVNQLGTTGLFLAALSIAPQNILIIPVYIIAGSLSMIFSLTLLSKLFTRKISQPVFQPFGRYVMIFSILLAISFIAALLEAYVANEAMESLIESFYQ from the coding sequence ATGTACAAAAATAGGGCACTAATCATGAACCACGTAAAAGAGCATTCAACGATCTATCTATTCATGATTATTTTATTTCTAACAGGGATAATTTTTGGGGCAATTATTGTTAATAGCATGAATTTTGTCCAGAAACAAGATTTATTTTTTTATTTAGAACGTTTTTTTAGTCAAATTACAGATAACCAGCAGGTTGAAAATGGACAAATATTAAAAAGCAGTTTTTCGTACCATGCTAAATATTTATTACTTTTATTCCTTTTGGGGCTATCTGTTATTGGTCTTCCATTAGTTTGGATTTTATTGTTTATTAAAGGGTTGGTCGTCGGATTTTCTGTCGGTTTTATTGTTAACCAACTTGGTACAACGGGACTTTTTTTGGCTGCTTTATCCATCGCACCACAAAATATTCTTATCATACCAGTATATATTATTGCTGGAAGTTTATCGATGATATTCTCATTGACTTTATTAAGTAAGCTATTCACCCGGAAAATTTCGCAACCCGTTTTCCAGCCATTTGGCAGGTATGTTATGATTTTTTCCATATTACTGGCGATTTCCTTTATTGCTGCCCTTTTAGAGGCTTATGTTGCTAATGAAGCGATGGAATCATTGATCGAATCATTTTACCAATAA
- a CDS encoding 3D domain-containing protein: MKKLVAVLAGLIIAGISAMSVSAADYEVKKGDTLWDIANENNTNVEVLMNINGLSDSMIYPKQELKLEEKQIEYYDVEKGDTLLAISRDHEISVNDLKTWNNLSSDLIITGQQLAVNEADAEEQARLNASEETADIEAGATENNTQQAKAKAEPKEEKNNTQEAEVKAESKEDENNTQQAEAKPEPKEEEEEQQPSGKTLSVEATAYTAGCDGCSGITATGKNLNEDPYAKVIAVDPNVIPLGTEVYVEGYGYAVASDVGGSINGHKIDVHVPTKDEAYSWGRKTVDITILQ; encoded by the coding sequence ATGAAAAAGTTAGTAGCCGTATTAGCAGGGTTGATTATTGCAGGTATTTCTGCCATGAGTGTATCAGCAGCAGATTATGAAGTGAAAAAGGGAGATACGCTTTGGGATATAGCAAACGAAAATAATACAAACGTGGAAGTATTGATGAATATAAATGGATTAAGCGACTCTATGATTTATCCTAAACAGGAACTAAAACTTGAGGAAAAGCAGATTGAATATTATGATGTGGAAAAAGGGGATACCCTTCTCGCAATCAGCCGCGATCATGAGATATCAGTAAATGATCTTAAAACATGGAATAATCTTTCTTCCGATCTGATCATTACCGGGCAGCAATTGGCCGTAAACGAAGCGGATGCCGAGGAACAAGCGCGATTAAATGCATCCGAAGAAACAGCTGATATCGAAGCAGGTGCAACTGAAAATAACACACAGCAAGCTAAAGCAAAGGCTGAACCAAAAGAAGAGAAAAATAATACACAAGAGGCCGAAGTAAAGGCTGAATCGAAAGAAGATGAAAATAATACACAACAAGCCGAAGCAAAACCTGAACCAAAAGAAGAGGAAGAAGAACAACAGCCGAGTGGCAAAACACTTTCCGTAGAAGCTACAGCATATACTGCAGGCTGCGATGGATGTTCTGGGATTACTGCAACCGGAAAGAACTTGAATGAAGATCCATACGCAAAAGTGATTGCCGTTGATCCAAACGTTATTCCACTTGGAACAGAAGTCTATGTGGAAGGTTATGGCTATGCTGTTGCATCCGATGTCGGCGGAAGCATTAATGGACATAAAATAGATGTGCATGTTCCAACGAAAGATGAAGCATATAGCTGGGGAAGAAAGACAGTCGATATTACCATTCTGCAGTGA
- a CDS encoding NUDIX hydrolase: MKKFEEKTIKTDEIYSGKVVQLQVDDVTLPNGENAKREIIKHPGAVAVIALTKDNKIVFVEQYRKPLEKSLIEIPAGKLEEGESPEITAVRELEEETGYTTNELSFVTSFYTSPGFADELMYIYITDQLELVEEIVNGDDDEFVEIVELSLDEAKQYVEEERIHDAKTNYAILYLHALEASRT, encoded by the coding sequence GTGAAAAAATTTGAAGAAAAAACGATTAAGACGGATGAAATATATAGTGGAAAAGTGGTTCAATTGCAGGTCGATGATGTTACATTACCAAATGGAGAAAACGCCAAACGAGAAATTATCAAGCATCCAGGCGCCGTAGCGGTTATTGCACTTACAAAAGATAATAAAATTGTTTTTGTAGAGCAATATCGGAAGCCATTGGAAAAGTCACTCATCGAAATTCCAGCAGGTAAATTAGAAGAAGGGGAGAGCCCAGAAATAACTGCAGTTCGTGAATTGGAAGAAGAAACGGGCTATACAACAAATGAACTTTCCTTTGTTACTTCTTTTTATACCTCACCAGGATTTGCAGATGAACTTATGTACATCTATATAACCGATCAACTCGAACTTGTAGAAGAGATAGTTAATGGCGATGATGATGAATTTGTTGAAATAGTAGAATTATCACTGGATGAAGCGAAGCAATACGTAGAAGAGGAACGTATACATGACGCAAAAACGAACTATGCGATTCTTTACCTTCATGCACTGGAGGCGAGCAGGACATAG
- the deoB gene encoding phosphopentomutase, with protein MSNFKRVFLIVMDSVGIGEAPDAEKFNDKGADTLGHIAKHMNGLHMPNMGELGLSNIREIQGIGAADAPKAHFTKMQEASNGKDTMTGHWEIMGLYIEQPFRTFPDGFPPELINELEEKTGRKIIGNKPASGTAILEELGREHMDTGSLIVYTSADSVLQIAAHEDVVPLKEQYQICEIARELTLDEKYMVGRVIARPFVGEPGAFQRTSNRHDYALKPFGRTVMNELKDADIDVIALGKIDDIYDGEGVTEAIRTTDNEDGMTKLVASMGKDFTGLSFLNLVDFDAKYGHRRDPEGYGKALEAYDARLPEVFGQLKEDDLLIITADHGNDPVHHGTDHTREYVPLIIYHSDITEGKELPLRETFADIGATIADNFNVTMPQNGKSFLDKI; from the coding sequence ATGTCAAATTTTAAACGCGTTTTTTTAATTGTGATGGATTCTGTTGGAATCGGGGAAGCTCCAGATGCAGAAAAATTTAACGACAAAGGTGCGGACACACTAGGACATATTGCCAAACATATGAATGGTTTGCATATGCCCAATATGGGTGAATTGGGTCTTAGTAATATTAGAGAAATACAAGGAATAGGGGCAGCAGATGCTCCAAAAGCGCATTTTACGAAAATGCAGGAAGCCTCAAATGGCAAAGATACAATGACAGGTCACTGGGAGATTATGGGTCTCTATATCGAGCAGCCATTTCGCACATTTCCTGATGGGTTTCCCCCTGAATTAATAAATGAATTAGAAGAAAAAACGGGCAGAAAAATTATTGGAAATAAACCTGCTTCCGGTACCGCGATTTTAGAAGAACTCGGCAGGGAACATATGGACACTGGTTCTCTAATCGTCTATACATCTGCTGATTCCGTACTTCAAATTGCAGCACATGAAGATGTTGTACCTCTTAAGGAGCAATATCAAATTTGCGAAATTGCACGCGAGCTCACATTGGATGAGAAATATATGGTAGGACGCGTCATTGCTCGTCCTTTTGTAGGGGAGCCAGGGGCTTTTCAACGTACGTCAAACCGGCATGATTACGCCTTAAAACCATTCGGACGGACGGTAATGAATGAGCTAAAAGATGCAGACATTGATGTGATTGCATTAGGCAAGATCGATGATATTTATGATGGTGAAGGTGTGACAGAGGCAATTCGTACAACGGACAATGAAGATGGTATGACAAAACTTGTGGCGTCAATGGGTAAAGATTTTACAGGTCTCAGCTTTTTAAATTTGGTTGATTTTGATGCAAAATATGGACATCGCCGGGACCCTGAAGGTTATGGGAAAGCCTTGGAAGCTTATGATGCAAGACTGCCGGAAGTGTTTGGTCAACTTAAAGAAGATGATTTGTTAATTATTACTGCAGACCACGGAAATGATCCTGTTCATCATGGAACAGATCATACACGCGAATATGTACCATTGATCATTTACCATTCAGATATTACAGAAGGAAAGGAATTGCCATTAAGGGAAACGTTTGCGGATATTGGTGCAACCATAGCGGACAACTTTAATGTTACCATGCCGCAAAACGGTAAGAGCTTTTTAGATAAAATTTAA
- the fur gene encoding ferric iron uptake transcriptional regulator, producing the protein MEHRIEGIKKQLHAQSYKLTPQREAIVRILLEREEDHLSAEEIYLLVKEIAPEIGLATVYRTLDLLSELKIVDKINFGDGVSSYDLRKEGAKHFHHHLVCTECGSVEEIIDDLLEDVEQIVQNDWGFQVKDHRLTFHGICKQCQEVTVKAT; encoded by the coding sequence ATGGAACATCGAATTGAAGGAATTAAAAAACAGCTCCATGCACAGAGCTATAAGCTTACTCCACAACGAGAGGCAATCGTCCGTATATTGCTGGAAAGAGAAGAAGACCATTTAAGTGCCGAAGAAATTTACTTACTTGTAAAAGAAATTGCACCTGAAATTGGCTTAGCGACTGTTTACCGCACACTTGACTTACTCTCGGAATTAAAAATTGTTGATAAAATTAATTTTGGTGATGGCGTCTCTTCTTATGATCTTCGTAAGGAAGGTGCCAAACATTTTCATCATCACCTGGTTTGTACAGAATGTGGTTCTGTTGAGGAGATTATTGATGATCTATTAGAAGATGTTGAGCAAATTGTTCAAAATGATTGGGGATTCCAAGTGAAGGATCATCGCCTAACGTTTCATGGTATTTGTAAACAATGCCAGGAAGTAACAGTTAAAGCGACATAA
- a CDS encoding pyrimidine-nucleoside phosphorylase produces MRIYDVIEKKRDGQPLTKEEIQFFIDGYTNDDIPDYQASALLMAIYFQDMTEEERANLTTAMVESGDKIDLSAISGIKVDKHSTGGVGDTTTLILAPMVASLGVAIAKMSGRGLGHTGGTIDKLEAVPGFHAEITNSEFIDLVNKNKVAVVGQSGNLTPADKKIYGLRDVTATVNSIPLIASSIMSKKIASGADAIVLDVKTGAGAFMKDINEAKELAGAMVSIGNQVGRNTMAVISDMSQPLGNAIGNALEVKEAIETLQGKGPEDLTELCLTLGSQMVVLANKANSLEEARVSLKENLMNGKAFEQFKIFLASQGGEANVADSPELLPQADHKIELLSKQSGTVEKIIADDIGTAAMMLGAGRATKDSEIDLAVGIVLHKKIGDDVKEGESLLTIHSSRQDVEDVKEKLYASISISNAAVKIPKLVHDTITKY; encoded by the coding sequence ATGCGAATATATGATGTCATCGAAAAAAAGAGAGACGGACAGCCATTAACAAAAGAAGAGATACAATTTTTTATTGATGGATATACAAATGATGATATACCGGATTATCAGGCGAGTGCTCTATTAATGGCCATTTACTTTCAGGATATGACAGAAGAAGAACGTGCTAATTTAACGACAGCAATGGTTGAATCCGGAGATAAGATCGATCTTTCTGCTATTTCCGGTATAAAAGTAGATAAACATTCCACTGGTGGTGTTGGCGATACAACAACATTAATCCTAGCGCCAATGGTAGCCTCACTGGGTGTAGCAATCGCTAAAATGAGCGGGCGAGGACTTGGGCACACAGGTGGAACGATTGATAAGCTCGAAGCAGTTCCCGGCTTTCATGCAGAAATTACCAATAGTGAATTCATTGATCTTGTCAATAAAAATAAAGTCGCAGTTGTTGGTCAATCCGGTAATTTAACACCTGCTGACAAAAAAATATACGGATTACGGGATGTGACAGCTACCGTTAATTCGATTCCATTAATCGCCAGTTCGATTATGAGTAAAAAGATCGCATCAGGAGCGGACGCGATTGTATTGGATGTAAAAACCGGAGCAGGCGCCTTTATGAAAGATATCAATGAGGCCAAAGAACTTGCAGGCGCTATGGTTTCAATCGGAAATCAGGTTGGAAGAAACACAATGGCAGTTATTTCTGATATGAGTCAACCGCTCGGTAATGCCATCGGAAACGCGCTGGAAGTAAAAGAGGCAATTGAGACATTACAAGGAAAAGGACCTGAGGATTTAACCGAATTGTGTCTGACATTAGGCAGCCAGATGGTTGTATTAGCGAATAAAGCGAACAGTTTAGAGGAAGCAAGAGTCAGCTTAAAAGAGAACCTCATGAATGGAAAAGCGTTCGAACAATTTAAAATTTTCCTTGCCTCACAAGGTGGAGAAGCAAATGTTGCCGATTCCCCTGAGTTATTACCACAAGCCGATCATAAAATTGAATTGTTATCCAAACAATCAGGAACAGTTGAAAAAATTATCGCAGATGATATTGGTACAGCCGCGATGATGCTTGGTGCAGGAAGAGCTACCAAAGATTCAGAAATTGATCTAGCTGTGGGTATTGTTCTCCATAAGAAAATAGGTGACGACGTAAAAGAAGGGGAGTCTTTACTAACGATACACTCCAGCCGTCAAGACGTGGAAGACGTGAAAGAAAAACTATATGCAAGCATTTCTATTTCGAATGCAGCAGTTAAAATCCCGAAGTTAGTACATGATACAATAACAAAATATTGA
- a CDS encoding D-alanyl-D-alanine carboxypeptidase family protein, protein MKKCALIVSIIFLMVFTTSIPVFAEEENNENADDTLSLAPNSKSAILIERDTGKLLFDKNAHEQLPPASMTKVMTLLLIMEALDQGDLEYDEVIRVSERAASMGGSQIFLEAGEEMSVEELLKGVAVASGNDASVALAERIAGSEDAFVEQMNEKVKELDLENTHFQNTTGLPADDHYSTAHDMAIIAKELLKYETITDYTSIYEDYLRKGEENEFWLVNTNKLVRFYNGVDGLKTGFTNDAKYCLTATAKKDDMRVVAVVLGAETPKERNADVTQMLDYAFNQFDTKKLFDKDQTITNMELLKAENKDINIVASQSISTIHPKGESTENLITKVDLNETIELPLEKGDQVGTLTVENEGEILSKTPLVVDRDIEKASYFTFLKRSLQEIAKSE, encoded by the coding sequence ATGAAAAAGTGTGCTTTAATTGTCAGTATTATATTTTTGATGGTGTTTACTACAAGTATTCCAGTTTTTGCAGAAGAAGAAAATAATGAAAACGCTGATGATACATTAAGCCTTGCACCAAATTCAAAATCGGCTATATTAATTGAACGTGATACAGGGAAATTACTCTTTGATAAAAATGCCCATGAACAGCTTCCGCCAGCCAGTATGACCAAAGTCATGACACTGCTGTTAATTATGGAAGCGTTGGATCAAGGGGATTTAGAATATGATGAAGTGATACGTGTCAGTGAGCGAGCTGCTTCCATGGGAGGGTCACAAATATTTCTTGAAGCCGGTGAGGAAATGTCTGTCGAAGAACTACTAAAAGGGGTAGCAGTTGCATCCGGAAATGATGCTAGTGTAGCACTTGCAGAACGAATTGCAGGCAGTGAGGATGCTTTTGTTGAACAAATGAATGAAAAAGTAAAAGAACTGGATTTGGAAAACACGCATTTTCAAAACACCACTGGATTACCAGCAGATGACCATTACAGTACAGCCCATGATATGGCAATAATAGCCAAGGAGTTATTAAAATACGAAACGATAACAGATTATACATCTATTTATGAAGATTATTTAAGAAAAGGGGAAGAGAATGAATTTTGGTTAGTAAATACGAACAAATTGGTTCGTTTCTATAATGGAGTGGACGGATTAAAAACCGGATTTACGAATGATGCAAAATATTGTTTAACTGCAACAGCAAAAAAAGATGACATGCGTGTCGTTGCAGTAGTACTTGGAGCAGAAACACCAAAAGAGAGAAATGCGGATGTTACCCAAATGCTTGATTATGCGTTTAATCAGTTTGACACGAAAAAGTTATTTGATAAAGATCAGACGATAACAAACATGGAACTTTTAAAAGCAGAAAATAAAGATATAAATATTGTAGCATCTCAATCCATAAGTACTATTCATCCAAAAGGAGAATCTACAGAGAATCTGATCACAAAGGTGGATCTTAATGAGACGATAGAACTTCCATTAGAAAAAGGAGATCAAGTAGGAACTTTAACCGTGGAAAATGAAGGCGAAATCCTATCTAAAACGCCTTTAGTTGTAGATAGAGACATTGAAAAGGCCTCCTATTTCACGTTTTTAAAAAGATCGCTGCAGGAAATAGCGAAATCAGAATAA
- the spoIIAA gene encoding anti-sigma F factor antagonist, with product MGLNSLFDIKQDVLIVRLSGELDHHEAEALRDKWKNMMQENDVKHVILNLESMTFMDSSGLGVVLGRYKEVLQIGGEMVVCSISPPVKRLFEMSGLFKIVRLEENEAFALETLGVAS from the coding sequence ATGGGTCTAAATTCATTATTTGATATTAAACAAGATGTATTAATCGTAAGGCTATCCGGCGAGTTAGACCATCACGAGGCAGAAGCATTACGGGATAAATGGAAGAACATGATGCAAGAGAATGATGTGAAGCATGTGATATTAAATTTGGAATCCATGACATTTATGGACTCCTCCGGGCTGGGAGTAGTACTTGGTCGATATAAAGAAGTGCTGCAGATTGGTGGAGAAATGGTCGTATGTTCCATTTCACCACCTGTCAAGCGTTTATTCGAAATGTCAGGCTTGTTTAAAATTGTTCGTTTAGAGGAGAATGAAGCATTCGCTTTAGAAACGTTGGGGGTGGCATCATGA